The Seriola aureovittata isolate HTS-2021-v1 ecotype China chromosome 3, ASM2101889v1, whole genome shotgun sequence genome includes a region encoding these proteins:
- the LOC130166809 gene encoding E3 SUMO-protein ligase CBX4-like, which yields MELPAAGEHVFAVESIEKKRSRKGRVEYLVKWRGWSPKYNTWEPEENILDPRLLDAFQDRERQEQLMGYRKRGPKPKHLLVQVPSFARRSSILADLHEASLEEDGCQKSSAIQMLRPQGQQYQLNSKKHHQYQPLCREREAEQQTNGKKFYYQLNSKKHHHYQPDLKVHEPIFVKPRDIRAPELPNKGYNVPPMLQQKWVRDKDSGCLTKVKDITMELKKLPADLNGHKEPDKVKPKEDALPQSNGVSSSKLKIVKNKNKNGRIVIVMSKYMENGMQAAKIKNGDSETPEKSPKGTDNSAENDLEKMKLVKKLGLMNGFAKNPKEKPTIPSSGFNVVCPKEKEQSPKMEPTVTEQDKHVEVRGQGQLPADQPLQLTTKPNLLSLPLDRGVSSPLDKRGAQGGFQGLKRHLSDTDCDEHGSNKRFLSSRSISVPNTVSSPSQSISIDQNGHQSHTGLQLCGYADQEEPIDLSIVKTRPKAAGSTATQPERHTQAETLTQTQDETHTQAETHTQMDTQTEAQPQTETQKSAEKVKVDSLSVSNNEKRKEETFPSFQPFLGNIVITDITTNCLTVTFKEYVTV from the exons ATGGAACTACCCGCCGCGGGAGAGCACGTCTTTGCGGTGGAGAGCATCGAGAAGAAGCGCAGCAGAAAG GGGAGGGTTGAGTATCTGGTCAAGTGGCGAGGATGGTCTCCAAA ATACAACACGTGGGAACCAGAGGAAAACATCTTGGACCCGAGACTGCTCGATGCTTTCCAAGACAG agAACGTCAAGAGCAGCTGATGGGATATCGTAAAAGAGGACCCAAGCCCAAGCACCTTCTGGTTCAG GTTCCCTCATTTGCCCGGAGATCCAGTATCCTGGCCGACCTTCATGAAGCGTCCCTGGAAGAGGACGGCTGTCAGAAGTCCAGCGCAATCCAGATGCTCCGTCCCCAGGGCCAGCAGTACCAGCTGAACAGCAAGAAGCACCACCAGTACCAGCCACTGTGCAGGGAGCGCGAGGCCGAGCAGCAGACCAACGGCAAGAAGTTCTACTATCAACTCAACAGCAAGAAGCACCACCACTACCAGCCGGACCTCAAGGTGCACGAGCCCATATTTGTTAAACCCCGAGACATCAGGGCCCCGGAGCTGCCCAACAAAGGGTACAATGTGCCCCCCATGTTGCAGCAAAAGTGGGTTCGGGACAAAGACTCCGGCTGCCTGACCAAAGTGAAGGATATCACTATGGAGCTGAAGAAACTTCCAGCTGACCTCAATGGGCACAAAGAGCCAGACAAGGTAAAACCTAAAGAGGATGCTTTGCCACAGTCTAACGGAGTCAGCAGCAGCAAGCTAAAGATagtgaagaacaaaaacaagaacGGGCGGATTGTTATTGTCATGAGCAAGTACATGGAAAACGGAATGCAAGCAGCTAAAATTAAAAACGGTGACTCTGAAACTCCTGAAAAGTCGCCAAAAGGAACTGATAACAGCGCAGAGAATGACCTGGAGAAGATGAAGCTTGTCAAGAAGCTCGGCCTCATGAATGGATTTGcaaaaaaccccaaagaaaAACCAACCATTCCAAGTTCTGGTTTTAACGTAGTTTGCCCCAAAGAAAAGGAACAGTCCCCCAAAATGGAGCCAACTGTGACGGAACAGGATAAACATGTcgaggtcaggggtcaggggcAGCTTCCAGCGGATCAGCCTTTACAATTGACAACCAAGCCTAATCTGCTCTCCCTGCCTTTGGATAGGGGAGTTTCCTCCCCACTGGACAAAAGAGGAGCCCAAGGTGGATTTCAAGGACTAAAGCGACACCTCTCTGACACAGACTGTGACGAGCATGGGAGTAATAAGAGGTTTTTAAGCTCCAGGAGTATCAGTGTTCCTAATACGGTGTCTTCACCCAGCCAAAGCATCAGCATCGACCAAAACGGCCACCAGAGTCACACTGGACTGCAGCTCTGTGGGTACGCAGACCAAGAGGAACCCATTGACTTGAGTATTGTCAAGACCAGGCCTAAAGCTGCAGGTTCCACAGCAACCCAacctgaaagacacacacaagctgaaactctaacacaaacacaggatgaaacgcacacacaagccgaaacacacacacaaatggacacACAAACGGAAGCACAGCCccagactgaaacacagaaatctGCAGAGAAGGTGAAAGTTGACTCGTTGTCTGTTTCTaacaatgaaaagagaaaagaggagacaTTTCCCTCCTTCCAGCCTTTCCTTGGGAATATAGTGATCACAGACATTACCACGAACTGCCTCACCGTTACGTTCAAGGAATACGTGACGGTGTAA